One Gadus chalcogrammus isolate NIFS_2021 chromosome 4, NIFS_Gcha_1.0, whole genome shotgun sequence DNA segment encodes these proteins:
- the mlana gene encoding melanoma antigen recognized by T-cells 1 isoform X2, with protein MSCDHTDGMPRGEFNIYFASRRGGFVRAEEAVGVALLVIIIAALLIVTCWYFRRRKGYQVLRNPRSGSPGYTGGQYSDASADNKMALVECGSMGLVVPNAPPAYEKLTDGPLPPPYSP; from the exons ATGTCGTGTGACCACACTGACGGGATGCCTCGTGGGGAATTCAACATTTACTTCGCCAGTAGACGCGGTGGCTTCGTCAGAGCTGAAGA AGCGGTAGGGGTTGCTCTGCTCGTCATCATCATAGCAGCTCTCCTGATCGTGACATGCTGGTACTTCAGGAGACGAAAGGGCTATCAAGTCCTCAGA AACCCCAGGTCTGGATCCCCGGGGTACACAGGAGGTCAATACAGCGACGCCTCTGCTGATAACAAGATGGCCCTTGTTGAATGTGGCAGCATGGGTCTCGTG GTCCCCAATGCCCCTCCTGCCTACGAGAAGCTCACAGACGgacctctgcctcccccctacTCTCCCTGA
- the mlana gene encoding melanoma antigen recognized by T-cells 1 isoform X1 produces MGILYLNRPKASERRNSSRVSHDQETVPRRFNLIIQFWCMSCDHTDGMPRGEFNIYFASRRGGFVRAEEAVGVALLVIIIAALLIVTCWYFRRRKGYQVLRNPRSGSPGYTGGQYSDASADNKMALVECGSMGLVVPNAPPAYEKLTDGPLPPPYSP; encoded by the exons ATGGGAattctttatttaaat AGACCGAAGGCATCTGAGCGGAGAAACAGCAGCAGAGTCTCCCACGACCAAGAAACGGTGCCACGACGCTTCAATTTAATTATCCAATTTTG GTGTATGTCGTGTGACCACACTGACGGGATGCCTCGTGGGGAATTCAACATTTACTTCGCCAGTAGACGCGGTGGCTTCGTCAGAGCTGAAGA AGCGGTAGGGGTTGCTCTGCTCGTCATCATCATAGCAGCTCTCCTGATCGTGACATGCTGGTACTTCAGGAGACGAAAGGGCTATCAAGTCCTCAGA AACCCCAGGTCTGGATCCCCGGGGTACACAGGAGGTCAATACAGCGACGCCTCTGCTGATAACAAGATGGCCCTTGTTGAATGTGGCAGCATGGGTCTCGTG GTCCCCAATGCCCCTCCTGCCTACGAGAAGCTCACAGACGgacctctgcctcccccctacTCTCCCTGA